One Novosphingobium sp. G106 DNA segment encodes these proteins:
- a CDS encoding alpha/beta hydrolase has protein sequence MARFQYTILSRAVPGREEEFVAWYRERHLADVCRMPGVVSGRLFRMDFQRVYELDEAPQWTLMTIYELEGEDPASIIDSIRAASGSDAMPANDALTKAGMIQAAGHLIASEEGLGGQNGVADATLRLPAREIPAPSFLSDHARAYLKPQRAAAPYPALGDADGWRAYVAARDEAVLPMLQGISTQVQAKVEERDANGARIFDIIPPMVSPGSRGIVLDIHGGALILCGGELCRIMGTNSAMRLQRRVWSVDYRMPPDHPYPAALDDCMAAYRTLLRERAPEEIIVSGGSAGGNLAAALMLRARDEGLPLPAGLILGTPEIDLTESGDSFNTNDGIDPGLRRLMPVNLLYANGHNLADPYLSPLFGDFTKGFPPTILTTGTRDLYLSNTVRMHRALRAADIPATLHVTEAGPHTGFPGGPEGAEIDREIRNFIQTVLREG, from the coding sequence ATGGCCCGTTTCCAGTATACCATTCTTTCGCGTGCCGTTCCCGGGCGGGAAGAGGAGTTCGTCGCCTGGTATCGCGAACGCCACCTGGCCGACGTTTGCCGTATGCCCGGCGTCGTCAGCGGCCGGTTGTTTCGCATGGATTTCCAGCGCGTCTATGAGTTGGACGAGGCGCCCCAGTGGACCTTGATGACGATCTACGAACTCGAGGGTGAGGATCCTGCTTCGATCATCGATTCAATCCGCGCTGCTTCGGGATCGGATGCCATGCCTGCGAACGACGCGCTGACAAAGGCTGGAATGATCCAAGCGGCCGGCCACCTCATCGCCTCGGAAGAGGGGCTCGGCGGTCAAAATGGCGTCGCAGATGCAACGCTTAGACTTCCGGCGCGAGAAATTCCCGCGCCTTCATTTCTAAGCGACCATGCTCGCGCCTATTTGAAGCCGCAGCGCGCTGCCGCGCCCTATCCTGCACTCGGCGACGCGGACGGATGGCGCGCCTATGTCGCAGCGAGAGACGAGGCCGTCCTTCCCATGTTGCAGGGGATCAGTACCCAGGTTCAGGCAAAGGTGGAAGAACGGGACGCCAATGGCGCGCGCATCTTCGACATCATCCCCCCTATGGTGTCGCCCGGCAGCCGAGGAATCGTGCTCGATATCCATGGCGGGGCGCTCATCCTTTGTGGCGGTGAGCTCTGCCGCATCATGGGCACGAATTCGGCGATGCGATTGCAGCGGCGGGTCTGGTCCGTCGATTATCGGATGCCTCCGGATCATCCGTACCCGGCAGCGCTAGACGATTGCATGGCAGCCTATCGGACGTTGCTACGCGAACGGGCACCGGAGGAAATCATCGTCAGCGGCGGGTCTGCGGGCGGGAATCTTGCGGCCGCGCTGATGTTGCGCGCACGAGACGAGGGCCTTCCCCTGCCCGCCGGCCTCATTCTGGGCACGCCCGAGATCGACCTCACCGAGTCCGGTGACAGTTTCAACACCAACGATGGCATCGATCCTGGCCTGCGCCGGCTGATGCCGGTGAATTTGCTCTACGCAAACGGTCATAACCTGGCGGATCCCTATCTTTCGCCGCTGTTCGGCGACTTCACCAAAGGCTTCCCGCCGACGATCCTGACGACGGGAACGCGCGACCTCTATTTGTCGAATACGGTCAGGATGCACCGCGCTTTGAGGGCGGCCGACATTCCGGCAACGCTACACGTCACCGAAGCTGGCCCTCACACCGGTTTTCCGGGCGGACCGGAAGGCGCCGAGATCGACCGGGAAATTCGGAATTTTATCCAGACAGTCCTGCGCGAGGGCTAG
- a CDS encoding enoyl-CoA hydratase translates to MTAAPASSEKLVRYEDPAPGVARVVLARADKHNSLNPALIFQINEAFDRALRDDSVKVIILAADGRNFSAGHDIADTVEEYQQAMQDSSPGVSTWSGFKEPGAHGWYAAEKEGYLESARRIRNNSKPTICAVQGKCIAGALIYAWVCDIIIAADNALFSDPVVNFGVSGVEWLAHPWELGARKAKEFLFTADAWDAEEAHRLGMVNHVVPLDELESFTLAMAQKIAAKPAFALKLAKEAVNKTLDIQGQMNAIDQAFSLHHLCHQQNFRLFGYGMDTSNLPAMASAPKKTD, encoded by the coding sequence ATGACCGCAGCTCCAGCCAGCTCTGAAAAGTTGGTCCGCTACGAAGACCCCGCACCCGGGGTCGCGCGCGTCGTCCTCGCTCGCGCGGACAAGCACAATTCGCTCAATCCCGCGCTGATCTTCCAGATCAACGAAGCCTTCGACCGCGCCCTGCGCGACGACAGCGTCAAGGTGATCATCCTTGCCGCAGACGGCCGTAACTTCTCGGCCGGGCACGACATCGCTGACACGGTCGAAGAGTATCAGCAGGCCATGCAGGACTCGAGCCCCGGCGTCTCGACCTGGAGCGGTTTCAAGGAGCCTGGCGCGCATGGCTGGTATGCGGCGGAGAAGGAAGGCTATCTCGAGAGCGCTCGGCGCATCCGCAACAATTCGAAGCCGACGATTTGCGCGGTACAAGGCAAGTGCATCGCGGGTGCACTCATCTATGCCTGGGTCTGCGACATCATCATCGCGGCCGACAATGCGCTGTTCTCCGATCCGGTGGTGAACTTCGGCGTCTCGGGCGTCGAATGGCTGGCGCATCCTTGGGAACTGGGCGCGCGCAAGGCCAAGGAGTTCCTGTTCACCGCCGATGCCTGGGACGCGGAGGAAGCGCATAGGCTCGGCATGGTCAACCACGTCGTCCCGCTCGATGAACTGGAAAGCTTTACCCTCGCCATGGCGCAGAAAATCGCCGCCAAGCCGGCTTTCGCGCTCAAGCTGGCCAAGGAAGCGGTCAACAAGACGCTCGACATCCAGGGTCAGATGAACGCGATCGACCAGGCCTTCTCGCTGCACCACCTCTGCCACCAGCAGAACTTCCGCCTGTTCGGTTACGGCATGGACACCTCGAACTTGCCGGCCATGGCGAGCGCCCCGAAGAAGACGGACTAG
- a CDS encoding MAPEG family protein has translation MHTEIQILALGALLLLVHVFAAAIVKTRQYGSGWNMGARDETLPPMEPLPGRLVRAQANFLETFPIAIVALIGVVVAGRTSQLTEIGGWVWLAARVIYLPLYARGIPKIRTVVFLVSLVGLGLVLFPLLGLYALR, from the coding sequence ATGCACACCGAAATTCAGATTCTGGCACTCGGTGCATTGTTGCTGCTCGTACACGTTTTCGCGGCGGCAATCGTGAAGACACGCCAATATGGCTCGGGCTGGAACATGGGCGCGCGCGATGAGACCCTACCGCCCATGGAACCGCTGCCCGGGCGTTTGGTGCGCGCTCAGGCGAACTTTCTCGAGACCTTTCCCATCGCGATAGTAGCATTGATCGGCGTCGTCGTTGCCGGCCGGACAAGCCAACTCACCGAAATTGGCGGCTGGGTGTGGCTGGCTGCCCGGGTGATCTACCTACCGCTTTACGCGCGCGGCATTCCGAAGATCAGAACAGTCGTCTTTCTCGTCAGCCTTGTCGGCCTTGGTCTGGTTCTCTTCCCGCTGCTGGGCCTTTACGCCCTGCGATAG
- a CDS encoding acyl-CoA dehydrogenase family protein: MTQRAMEIADKVEAFVREVVVPYEQDPRRDHHGAPTDALVFEMKEKARAAGVLSPHILAGGGHLSQRETAIVLIRSGLSPLGPLACNTNAPDEGNMYLLGKVGSPAIQEKFLKPLVEGRARSAFLMTEPADWQGAGSDPSMMKTTCRRDGNYWLVEGRKTFITGFLGAKVGIVMAKAEEGACMFLVDLPDPAIRIESIPNTIDNSMPGGHATLTIDGLRVPADQMLGEAGEGFKYAQVRLSPARLSHCMRWLGCCIRAQEIATDYACRREAFGKPLIDHEGVGFMLAENLIELKQCELMIDWCAGVLDTGSLGTAESSMAKVAVSEALQRIADRCVQVMGGLGVTDKTIVEQVYREIRAFRIYDGPTEVHKWSLAKKIKRDWKQGQGHLAQ, from the coding sequence ATGACGCAGCGTGCCATGGAAATTGCCGACAAGGTCGAGGCTTTCGTCCGTGAAGTTGTCGTGCCCTACGAGCAGGATCCGCGCCGCGACCATCACGGGGCGCCGACCGACGCGCTGGTCTTCGAGATGAAGGAGAAGGCCCGCGCCGCCGGCGTGCTCAGCCCGCATATCCTGGCGGGCGGCGGCCACCTGAGCCAGCGCGAGACCGCGATCGTGTTGATCCGCTCGGGCCTGTCCCCGCTGGGGCCGCTCGCCTGCAACACCAACGCTCCCGACGAAGGCAACATGTACCTGCTCGGCAAGGTCGGCAGTCCCGCGATCCAGGAGAAGTTCCTGAAGCCTTTGGTCGAAGGCCGCGCCCGTTCGGCCTTCCTGATGACTGAGCCGGCCGACTGGCAGGGCGCAGGGTCCGACCCGTCGATGATGAAGACCACGTGCCGCCGCGACGGCAACTACTGGCTAGTCGAGGGGCGCAAAACCTTCATCACCGGCTTCCTCGGCGCCAAGGTCGGCATCGTCATGGCGAAAGCCGAGGAGGGCGCCTGCATGTTCCTGGTCGATCTACCCGATCCGGCAATCCGCATCGAAAGCATCCCGAACACGATCGACAACTCGATGCCCGGCGGCCACGCCACGCTGACGATTGACGGCCTGCGCGTGCCCGCCGACCAGATGCTGGGCGAGGCCGGCGAAGGATTCAAATATGCCCAGGTGCGCCTCTCCCCTGCGCGCCTGTCGCACTGCATGCGCTGGCTCGGTTGCTGCATCCGCGCGCAGGAGATCGCCACCGACTATGCCTGCCGCCGCGAGGCCTTCGGCAAGCCGCTGATCGACCACGAAGGGGTCGGCTTCATGCTCGCAGAGAACCTGATCGAATTGAAGCAATGCGAGCTGATGATCGACTGGTGCGCGGGCGTTCTAGACACGGGCTCGCTCGGCACGGCGGAAAGCTCGATGGCCAAGGTTGCGGTCAGCGAGGCCTTGCAGCGCATCGCCGATCGCTGCGTCCAGGTCATGGGCGGGCTCGGCGTCACCGACAAGACGATCGTCGAGCAGGTCTACCGCGAGATCCGCGCGTTTCGCATCTACGATGGCCCGACCGAGGTCCACAAATGGAGCCTCGCCAAGAAGATCAAGCGCGACTGGAAGCAGGGCCAAGGACACTTGGCGCAATGA
- a CDS encoding SDR family NAD(P)-dependent oxidoreductase, which produces MNELSGRAVLITGASSGFGAHFARLASRAGARVALAARRKERVKELAEELRAVGGEAVAIAMDVTDEASVRAGYDAAEAALGTIDTIIANAGVSSPGRSIEIGAEALAGILDTNVLGAFLTAREGAKRLIASGSRETGKGRILFIGSFGAEAPIKGEVMYCASKAAVASLGRNLAGEWLRSGINVNVIQPGFILTEMAGEWFASEGGKAQIASFPRKRLQPIESLDAMVLHLCSDASSAMTGSVITIDDGQSL; this is translated from the coding sequence ATGAACGAACTCTCCGGGCGCGCGGTACTCATCACCGGAGCCTCCTCGGGCTTTGGCGCGCACTTCGCCCGGCTCGCGTCGCGCGCAGGCGCGCGGGTGGCTCTCGCGGCGCGTCGCAAAGAGCGCGTAAAAGAGCTGGCGGAGGAACTGCGCGCGGTGGGGGGCGAAGCAGTCGCGATCGCGATGGACGTTACCGACGAGGCCTCGGTCCGCGCAGGCTATGATGCGGCAGAGGCCGCGCTCGGTACCATCGACACGATAATCGCCAATGCCGGAGTATCGTCGCCTGGCCGCTCGATCGAAATTGGCGCTGAGGCCCTGGCCGGCATCCTCGATACCAATGTCCTCGGCGCCTTCCTGACAGCGCGCGAAGGTGCCAAGCGCCTCATCGCCTCCGGTAGCCGAGAAACTGGTAAGGGGCGCATCCTCTTCATTGGCTCGTTCGGTGCCGAAGCGCCGATCAAAGGCGAGGTCATGTATTGCGCGAGCAAGGCGGCGGTGGCGAGCCTCGGGCGCAACCTCGCGGGCGAATGGCTGCGTAGCGGGATCAACGTCAACGTCATCCAGCCCGGTTTCATCCTGACCGAGATGGCGGGCGAATGGTTCGCCAGCGAGGGCGGCAAGGCGCAGATCGCCAGCTTCCCGCGCAAGCGCCTGCAACCGATCGAATCTCTCGACGCGATGGTGCTCCACCTCTGCTCCGACGCCTCGTCCGCGATGACGGGCTCGGTCATCACTATCGACGATGGACAATCCTTGTGA
- a CDS encoding EthD domain-containing protein, translating to MSGGFERIAVPDYWRLALMFDARGGDIPALEEGLKRVGDPIRAAAQAMPLRIGVADLHPDLVTGGRRVDGAVEATFAETQLTEVPAFVAGLRPLLEKLAEPSSLEIMIGPMFSMVPVRQGGTVLSLAFRRFPGTTSQKFREWWFNQHSKIAIPVLGEGLLAYDQVHVDQTASDEAAAAFGVSPVEYDAYDNLTWADRFAFLHSCSDAEGMATIARDEVGRIDDPSRRAALMYEVF from the coding sequence GTGTCCGGCGGTTTTGAGAGGATTGCCGTGCCTGATTATTGGCGCCTTGCACTGATGTTCGATGCGCGCGGCGGGGATATTCCGGCGCTAGAAGAGGGGCTCAAGCGCGTCGGCGACCCCATCCGCGCGGCTGCGCAGGCAATGCCGCTTCGCATAGGGGTGGCCGATCTCCATCCCGATCTCGTCACGGGTGGGCGACGCGTGGATGGTGCTGTCGAAGCAACATTTGCAGAGACCCAGTTGACGGAGGTGCCCGCATTCGTTGCCGGCCTGCGGCCACTGCTCGAAAAACTGGCGGAGCCGTCCTCTCTTGAGATCATGATCGGGCCGATGTTCTCCATGGTGCCGGTGCGACAAGGGGGCACTGTTCTGTCGCTGGCGTTCCGGCGTTTCCCTGGCACGACCTCTCAGAAATTTCGTGAGTGGTGGTTCAACCAACACTCGAAGATCGCGATCCCCGTCCTTGGAGAAGGCTTGTTGGCCTACGACCAAGTTCATGTCGACCAAACCGCAAGCGATGAAGCGGCCGCGGCGTTTGGCGTTTCTCCAGTGGAATACGATGCATACGACAATCTCACCTGGGCAGATCGTTTCGCTTTCCTTCACAGCTGCAGCGACGCCGAGGGGATGGCAACGATTGCCCGTGACGAAGTCGGGCGTATCGACGATCCCAGCCGGCGGGCCGCCTTAATGTACGAAGTGTTCTGA
- a CDS encoding aldehyde dehydrogenase: protein MATAATRRGHVRNPRALFIGGIWVEPSAQTTFDVVDSATEEVFLAVAEAQAQDIDDAVAAARQAFDAGPWPRMSPVERGVWLNRLADAWEARSEALADTWALESGVLRSLSLHAAKGVAEVFRYYAGLGESFAWEEKHTSTMGQPALLVREPVGVVAAIIPWNAPHSLMAYKVAAALIAGCTVIIKASPEAPASPYFMAEICEEVSLPAGVVNVLTADRDVSELLVRNPGVDKVSFTGSTAAGRKIAAICGSRIARVTLELGGKSPALILDDYDVGKAATSIARYAPLMTGQVCSSLTRIIVSAKRHDEFLDALSSAFGSLKVGDPFDPESQMGPLAMERQRDRIESLIAQAKLEGARLATGGGRPSHLNRGYFIEPTVFGNVDNNSTIAREEIFGPVLSVIPAMSEEQAIEIANDTIYGLNSTVFTNDPERAYAVGRQLRAGTVGHNGFKTDFGIAFGGFKQSGLGREGGIEGLHPYLEAKTMIFESAPRAAL, encoded by the coding sequence ATGGCGACTGCAGCAACCCGGCGTGGCCATGTCCGCAATCCACGAGCCTTGTTCATCGGGGGCATCTGGGTTGAGCCTTCCGCACAAACGACGTTCGACGTAGTCGACAGCGCTACCGAGGAGGTATTTCTCGCGGTAGCCGAAGCACAGGCTCAGGACATCGATGACGCCGTTGCCGCAGCGCGCCAAGCCTTCGATGCTGGTCCGTGGCCGCGGATGAGTCCGGTGGAACGAGGCGTCTGGCTGAACCGGCTTGCCGATGCATGGGAGGCGCGCAGTGAAGCGCTGGCAGATACCTGGGCCCTCGAATCGGGCGTGCTGCGCTCGCTCTCGCTCCACGCCGCCAAGGGTGTGGCGGAGGTTTTTCGCTACTACGCGGGCCTGGGCGAGAGTTTCGCATGGGAGGAGAAGCATACTTCGACGATGGGACAGCCCGCCCTGCTGGTGCGCGAACCGGTGGGCGTGGTCGCGGCAATCATTCCCTGGAATGCGCCCCATTCGCTGATGGCCTATAAGGTTGCGGCCGCGCTCATCGCCGGTTGCACCGTCATCATCAAAGCGTCGCCCGAAGCGCCGGCCTCGCCCTATTTCATGGCAGAGATCTGCGAAGAGGTCAGTCTGCCCGCCGGTGTTGTCAACGTGCTCACGGCTGACCGCGATGTGTCGGAGCTTCTGGTCCGCAATCCTGGCGTCGACAAAGTGAGCTTCACCGGATCGACAGCTGCAGGCCGCAAGATCGCGGCGATCTGCGGCTCGCGGATCGCCCGTGTCACGCTCGAACTTGGCGGAAAATCGCCGGCGTTGATCCTTGACGACTATGATGTCGGCAAGGCGGCAACCTCGATAGCGCGCTATGCCCCGCTCATGACCGGACAGGTCTGCTCGTCTTTGACCCGCATAATCGTCAGCGCGAAGCGCCACGATGAATTCCTCGATGCGCTCTCCAGCGCGTTTGGAAGTCTGAAGGTTGGTGATCCGTTCGATCCGGAGAGCCAGATGGGGCCACTGGCAATGGAACGTCAACGCGATCGGATCGAGAGCCTCATCGCGCAGGCGAAATTGGAGGGCGCCCGGCTCGCGACCGGCGGCGGACGTCCATCACATCTCAATCGCGGATATTTCATCGAACCGACCGTGTTCGGCAACGTCGACAATAATTCGACCATCGCGCGCGAGGAGATTTTCGGTCCTGTTTTGAGCGTGATTCCCGCCATGAGCGAGGAACAGGCGATCGAGATCGCCAACGACACGATCTACGGTTTGAACAGCACCGTTTTCACCAACGATCCCGAACGCGCCTATGCTGTCGGCCGCCAGCTCCGTGCCGGCACAGTGGGTCACAATGGATTCAAGACAGATTTCGGCATCGCATTCGGCGGTTTCAAGCAATCGGGTCTTGGCCGAGAGGGCGGGATCGAGGGGCTGCACCCCTATCTCGAGGCAAAGACCATGATCTTCGAAAGTGCGCCTCGCGCGGCGCTGTAA
- a CDS encoding NAD(P)/FAD-dependent oxidoreductase, with translation MARVAREIETDVVIIGAGFSGLYAHYRLRSLGLSLTGFEAGPDVGGVWYWNRYPGARCDVESLDYCYSFSPDLLDEWRWSERYATQPEILSYIEHVAQRFDLRRDIAFDARVVSARYDERAQRWTVETNRGHRVSARFVIAASGCLSEPKAPEFEGLEDFAGQWVQTSLWPAEDVQFAGKRVAVIGTGSSGIQSIPLIAQTAGHLTVFQRTPNYTLPARNAPIDPDYEARVRADYTAHTARNKLTKGGTQSRLATGLSIHEVPEDERANAFEHAWSFGGPGMQVLYRDILAELPANEIAANFVASKISKIVSDPKTAALLTPRDYPFAAKRLCLDTDYFATFNRDNVELVDISSTPIERITPGGVQVGAREYPADLIVFATGFDAMTGSLLAMNIVGRGGLTLREHWHDGPTNHLGLMMAGFPNLFTVNGPGSPSVLVNMLVTIEHHVDWIAQCIAHLLGRGLATIEPDRQSEAAWSEEVQAVGAKTLYPRARSWYMGDNVPGKPRKFLAYAGGFDNYAARCAEIANDEYRGFNVEPAAEIGSGQDQPNGGALK, from the coding sequence ATGGCACGGGTGGCGCGAGAAATCGAAACAGATGTTGTTATCATCGGGGCGGGATTCAGCGGACTTTACGCCCATTACCGCCTTCGTAGCCTGGGCTTGTCCCTGACAGGATTCGAGGCGGGCCCCGATGTCGGTGGGGTCTGGTACTGGAACCGATACCCTGGCGCTCGCTGTGATGTCGAAAGCCTCGATTATTGCTATTCCTTTTCCCCTGACCTTCTCGACGAGTGGCGCTGGAGCGAGCGCTATGCAACCCAGCCCGAAATCCTCAGCTACATCGAACATGTCGCCCAGCGGTTCGACCTGCGCCGCGACATTGCCTTCGATGCCAGAGTGGTCTCGGCCCGATACGACGAGCGCGCGCAGCGCTGGACCGTCGAGACCAATCGCGGTCACCGGGTCTCGGCGCGTTTCGTCATTGCTGCCAGTGGTTGTCTGTCCGAACCCAAAGCGCCCGAATTCGAGGGCCTGGAGGATTTCGCCGGGCAATGGGTCCAAACATCGCTTTGGCCAGCCGAAGACGTGCAGTTTGCCGGCAAGCGCGTCGCCGTGATCGGCACCGGTTCGTCGGGTATCCAGTCGATACCGTTGATTGCGCAGACAGCGGGACATCTTACGGTGTTCCAGCGCACGCCAAACTACACGCTGCCCGCCCGCAATGCTCCGATCGATCCTGACTATGAGGCACGGGTGCGCGCCGACTACACGGCGCATACGGCGCGCAATAAGCTGACCAAGGGTGGTACGCAGTCGCGCCTTGCCACTGGGCTTTCCATTCATGAAGTTCCCGAGGATGAGCGGGCCAACGCCTTCGAGCACGCATGGTCTTTCGGCGGCCCCGGCATGCAGGTGCTGTACCGCGACATTCTTGCCGAGCTGCCGGCGAACGAAATTGCCGCCAATTTCGTCGCCTCCAAAATCAGCAAAATCGTCAGCGATCCCAAGACAGCGGCTTTGCTCACCCCGCGCGACTACCCTTTCGCCGCCAAACGCCTGTGTCTCGACACCGACTATTTTGCGACCTTCAACCGCGACAATGTCGAGCTCGTGGACATCAGCAGCACGCCGATCGAGCGCATAACTCCCGGCGGCGTGCAAGTTGGCGCCCGGGAGTATCCGGCTGATCTGATCGTCTTCGCCACTGGTTTCGACGCCATGACGGGCTCGCTGCTTGCTATGAACATTGTCGGACGCGGCGGCCTAACGCTGCGCGAGCATTGGCACGATGGTCCCACCAATCATCTCGGCTTGATGATGGCGGGGTTCCCTAATCTTTTCACTGTCAATGGGCCGGGAAGCCCTTCGGTCCTGGTGAACATGCTGGTGACAATCGAGCATCACGTCGACTGGATTGCGCAGTGCATTGCCCACCTGCTCGGCCGCGGACTGGCAACTATCGAGCCAGACCGGCAATCCGAAGCGGCATGGTCGGAAGAAGTGCAGGCGGTCGGCGCCAAGACGCTCTATCCGCGAGCCCGGTCCTGGTACATGGGCGACAATGTGCCTGGCAAACCGCGCAAGTTCTTGGCCTATGCGGGTGGTTTCGACAATTACGCCGCGCGGTGCGCCGAAATCGCAAACGATGAATATCGGGGCTTCAACGTCGAGCCTGCTGCCGAAATTGGCTCCGGGCAAGATCAACCCAATGGCGGGGCGCTCAAATGA
- a CDS encoding SDR family NAD(P)-dependent oxidoreductase produces the protein MTGKLDGRRIVITGAASGMGRAIAVLFSQEGAALALLDRNEEGVKAVAASLSARAYGCDVADRQMVNQVVEAAGMELAGLDGVINAAGILDITPFGDLDPDSWDRMIGVNLNGPFNVTKAALPFLRQADQATIVTIASVSALMPMPGTTGYSASKAGAAMFTKCLAMDLGPNIRANSICPGVIKTEMTRFLWENPEHTARATERVALKRLGETEDVARAALFFSTEDSGFTTGTELPVDGGFSWR, from the coding sequence ATGACCGGGAAACTCGATGGGCGGCGCATCGTGATCACCGGGGCAGCCAGCGGGATGGGTCGCGCAATCGCCGTCTTGTTTTCGCAAGAAGGCGCCGCCTTGGCGCTGCTGGACAGGAACGAGGAAGGCGTCAAAGCAGTCGCTGCGTCTCTGTCGGCACGCGCCTACGGCTGCGACGTGGCCGACCGGCAAATGGTCAACCAGGTTGTAGAGGCCGCGGGGATGGAACTGGCCGGTCTCGACGGCGTCATCAATGCTGCCGGTATCCTCGACATCACGCCGTTCGGCGATCTCGACCCGGACAGCTGGGACCGCATGATTGGGGTCAACTTGAACGGCCCCTTCAATGTAACAAAGGCGGCGTTGCCGTTTCTGCGGCAGGCAGACCAGGCGACAATCGTGACGATCGCATCGGTCAGCGCGCTCATGCCCATGCCCGGGACCACTGGCTACTCGGCGAGCAAAGCCGGCGCTGCGATGTTCACCAAATGCCTGGCTATGGATCTGGGCCCCAACATCCGCGCCAACAGCATCTGCCCGGGCGTGATCAAGACCGAGATGACCCGTTTCCTCTGGGAGAATCCGGAACACACAGCGCGTGCAACAGAACGGGTAGCGCTCAAACGCCTAGGGGAAACCGAAGACGTTGCCCGTGCGGCCTTATTTTTCAGCACTGAGGATTCCGGTTTTACGACAGGCACCGAACTTCCCGTCGATGGAGGCTTTTCATGGCGCTAG
- a CDS encoding acetyl-CoA acetyltransferase: MSQDPSRVPVIVGVGEINDRSGGGEEALDSLQLMLAALAAADHDAGEGWLARCERILVVPQLSFSEIDIPLSLSTATGLDLSAVQQADVASGDTPVRLLNDAANAISRGEVAACAIVGAEAMRTALRAGKPLFPNAQKNASDLRRRYSLFQPVEVYPFYENAMRAAEGLSLAESQAETGLLWSLMSQVAENSQGAWLRSRKSPAEIVEPSADNRPIAFPYTKLMVANASVNQGAAVIVTSLAAARKAGLPEDMLVRIGAGAAAHEAHEAMARSDWTVPTGMRVAIEQVLLRNGLTTSDIDHAELYSCFPCVPKMARRVLGWPADRPATVHGGLTFGGGPVANYMTHAIAAMVRKLRVDGRTGLLFGNGGFCEHNHCIVLSRDLLTDSPLPQDYDAQAFADARRGPIPLLSDMVEGDLVVETYTVLYDRDGRARQGIVLSHGLGGERVIARVDREDIRSLTYLTDGITEPIGNPGNNRRLGEVLVWSAP; encoded by the coding sequence ATGTCGCAGGATCCCAGCCGTGTCCCGGTTATCGTGGGGGTGGGCGAGATCAACGATCGGTCCGGCGGCGGCGAGGAAGCACTCGACTCGCTGCAGCTCATGCTCGCGGCCTTGGCGGCGGCAGACCACGATGCCGGCGAAGGCTGGTTGGCACGCTGCGAGCGGATCCTTGTCGTCCCGCAACTCTCTTTCAGTGAGATCGACATACCCCTGTCGCTCTCCACTGCGACCGGTCTGGATTTGTCGGCCGTCCAGCAAGCAGACGTAGCTTCGGGAGACACGCCTGTGCGCCTTTTGAACGATGCTGCCAACGCGATCAGTCGAGGCGAAGTGGCGGCCTGCGCCATCGTCGGTGCCGAGGCCATGCGGACCGCTCTGCGCGCCGGAAAACCCCTTTTCCCCAATGCGCAGAAGAACGCGTCAGACCTGCGGCGTCGCTACAGTTTGTTTCAGCCGGTCGAAGTCTATCCCTTTTACGAGAACGCGATGCGCGCGGCCGAAGGGCTGTCGCTCGCCGAGAGCCAAGCGGAAACTGGCCTGCTTTGGTCGCTCATGTCCCAGGTCGCTGAAAACAGCCAGGGGGCCTGGCTGCGCAGCCGCAAGTCGCCCGCCGAGATTGTCGAGCCTAGTGCGGACAACCGCCCGATCGCGTTCCCCTACACGAAGCTGATGGTCGCCAACGCGTCGGTCAACCAGGGCGCAGCAGTGATCGTCACGAGCCTGGCTGCGGCAAGGAAGGCAGGCTTGCCAGAGGACATGCTGGTCCGCATCGGCGCGGGCGCGGCGGCACATGAAGCGCATGAAGCGATGGCTCGATCCGATTGGACCGTCCCAACGGGCATGCGGGTCGCCATCGAGCAGGTCCTGTTACGCAATGGCCTGACAACCTCCGATATTGACCACGCCGAGCTCTACTCGTGCTTTCCCTGCGTCCCGAAGATGGCGCGACGTGTGCTGGGATGGCCGGCGGACCGACCCGCAACAGTCCATGGCGGCCTTACCTTCGGCGGCGGCCCTGTCGCGAACTACATGACCCATGCCATCGCCGCGATGGTACGAAAACTGCGTGTGGATGGCCGGACGGGCCTTCTCTTCGGCAACGGCGGCTTTTGCGAGCACAACCACTGTATAGTGCTGTCACGCGATCTGCTGACCGATAGTCCCCTTCCCCAGGACTACGATGCGCAGGCGTTCGCAGACGCTCGGCGTGGGCCGATCCCTTTGCTCAGCGATATGGTCGAAGGCGATCTCGTGGTCGAGACATACACCGTTCTTTACGACCGGGATGGAAGGGCGCGCCAGGGCATCGTGCTATCGCATGGACTTGGGGGCGAGCGAGTGATCGCCCGCGTGGA